The following proteins are encoded in a genomic region of Acropora muricata isolate sample 2 unplaced genomic scaffold, ASM3666990v1 scaffold_735, whole genome shotgun sequence:
- the LOC136907122 gene encoding uncharacterized protein, with translation MRYLSNNRVSWKFIVEKAPWWGGFWERLIQSVKRCLKKSIGRTTLSYDELQTLLIEVETVVNCRPLTYVEDDYDGVTYALSPSHLIHGRRITSTPNGGHFEVVSTNASLTRRAKHHRHLIHQFTTQWRKTYLTNLRENHALKSTIRRGPEIAVGDIVILKSDSSNRIFWKLAKVEELLPGRDGFVRAAIVKVANNDKRPRLMRRSVKHLYPIEVNAKDDEPSGEIVDTPSLECTTPNSRPRRNAAVVADILRKLRS, from the coding sequence ATGCGCTATCTGTCAAACAACAGAGTATCATGGAAGTTCATAGTTGAGAAGGCTCCTTGGTGGGGTGGATTCTGGGAGCGCCTGATACAGAGTGTGAAAAGATGTTTAAAAAAGTCCATTGGAAGAACAACCCTGAGTTATGACGAGTTGCAGACGCTATTGATCGAAGTAGAGACCGTTGTAAATTGCAGGCCGTTGACATACGTAGAAGACGATTACGATGGCGTAACATATGCCTTGAGTCCCTCACATCTCATCCATGGACGACGCATCACAAGTACGCCCAATGGTGGACACTTTGAAGTTGTCAGCACAAATGCGTCTCTAACACGAAGAGCCAAGCACCACCGTCATCTTATCCATCAGTTTACTACCCAGTGGAGAAAAACGTATTTAACAAATTTGCGAGAAAATCATGCCCTTAAGTCAACAATTCGCCGAGGACCGGAAATTGCTGTTGGCGATATCGTAATCTTGAAAAGCGATTCATCGAACCGGATCTTTTGGAAGCTAGCCAAAGTGGAAGAGCTGTTACCGGGGAGAGATGGCTTCGTCAGAGCTGCAATAGTCAAGGTAGCGAACAATGATAAAAGGCCTCGTTTGATGAGAAGAAGCGTGAAACATTTGTACCCGATCGAGGTAAATGCAAAGGACGACGAACCAAGTGGAGAAATCGTTGACACGCCTTCACTGGAGTGTACCACTCCGAACTCTAGGCCACGTCGTAATGCTGCCGTTGTCGCCGACATTTTGCGAAAATTACGGTCGTAG